One genomic segment of Bombina bombina isolate aBomBom1 chromosome 4, aBomBom1.pri, whole genome shotgun sequence includes these proteins:
- the LOC128656844 gene encoding eukaryotic translation initiation factor 2 subunit 3, X-linked has translation NVTKLTPLSQEIISRQATINIGTIGHVAHGKSTVVKAISGVHTVRFKNELERNITIKLGYANAKIYKLDDSSCPRPECYRSCGSSTPDEFPTDIPNTKGNFKLVRHVSFVDCPGHDILMATMLNGAAVMDAALLLIAGNESCPQPQTSEHLAAIEIMKLKHILILQNKIDLVKESQAKEQYEQILAFVQGTVAEGAPIIPISAQLKYNIEVVCEYIVKKIPVPLRDFTSEPRLIVIRSFDVNKPGCEVDDLKGGVAGGSILKGVLKVGQEIEVRPGIVSKDSEGKLMCKPIFSKIVSLFAEHNDLQYAAPGGLIGVGTKIDPTLCRADRMVGQVLGAVDALPEIFTELEISYFLLRRLLGVRTEGDKKAAKVQKLSKNEVLMVNIGSLSTGGRVSAVKADLGKIVLTNPVCTEVGEKIALSRRVEKHWRLIGWGQIRRGVTIKPTVDED, from the coding sequence AATGTTACCAAGCTTACACCTCTTTCCCAAGAAATTATCAGCAGGCAAGCCACCATTAATATAGGCACCATTGGTCATGTAGCCCATGGTAAATCAACAGTAGTAAAAGCTATATCTGGTGTTCATACTGTCCGGTTCAAGAATGAATTGGAAAGGAATATTACCATTAAGCTTGGATATGCCAATGCTAAGATCTACAAACTTGATGACTCTAGCTGCCCTAGGCCTGAGTGTTATCGTTCTTGTGGGAGCAGCACTCCAGATGAGTTTCCAACAGACATACCCAACACTAAGGGAAATTTTAAGTTAGTCAGGCATGTATCTTTTGTGGATTGTCCTGGCCACGATATTTTGATGGCTACTATGCTGAACGGTGCAGCAGTCATGGACGCAGCGTTGTTATTAATAGCTGGCAATGAATCCTGTCCACAGCCTCAAACTTCTGAACACTTAGCTGCTATTGAAATCATGAAGTTAAAGCACATCCTCATCTTACAGAATAAGATTGATTTAGTCAAAGAAAGTCAAGCCAAGGAGCAGTATGAGCAGATCCTCGCATTTGTACAAGGTACAGTTGCTGAAGGAGCCCCTATAATTCCAATTTCTGCTCAACTCAAATACAACATTGAAGTTGTTTGTGAATACATTGTAAAGAAAATTCCTGTGCCTCTGCGAGACTTCACTTCTGAGCCAAGGCTTATTGTTATCAGGTCATTTGATGTGAACAAGCCTGGTTGTGAAGTTGATGACCTCAAAGGTGGTGTTGCTGGAGGCAGTATTCTCAAAGGTGTATTAAAGGTAGGTCAAGAAATTGAAGTTCGTCCTGGTATTGTCTCCAAGGATAGTGAAGGGAAACTTATGTGTAAGCCAATTTTCTCCAAAATTGTGTCTCTCTTTGCTGAGCACAATGATCTACAATATGCTGCTCCTGGGGGCCTTATAGGTGTTGGTACCAAGATTGATCCAACATTGTGTCGTGCTGATCGTATGGTGGGACAGGTTCTGGGGGCAGTTGATGCCTTACCTGAAATATTTACAGAGTTGGAAATCTCCTACTTCCTGCTACGACGACTTCTTGGAGTACGCACTGAAGGAGACAAAAAGGCTGCAAAGGTGCAAAAGCTGTCGAAGAATGAGGTGCTGATGGTCAACATTGGTTCTTTGTCGACAGGAGGTCGAGTTAGTGCAGTGAAAGCTGATTTAGGGAAAATTGTTCTTACAAATCCAGTGTGCACAGAAGTTGGGGAGAAAATCGCCCTTAGTCGAAGAGTTGAAAAACATTGGCGTTTAATTGGCTGGGGACAGATAAGACGAGGTGTTACAATCAAGCCAACCGTGGATGAAGATTAA